TTTTTGACAGGGAATTTCATGCAAAATTGCTGGAGTATATTGAGAACATGAAGATGAACGGAACCATTTCTCCGGATGATTATAAACTGTTTCTTATCACCGATTCTATTGAAGATGCCATTGAGTATATCAAAGAAAGAAGCATTAAACAATTCAATTTAAAAACTGAGAAACAATACAGACCGATGCGCTGGCTTTTTGAAAAAGCATGATCTATTTATTAATAGCCGCCATCATCTTTTGGTTTTTCTGTTTTAGTTGCAGGCTTTTTATTTTTTTCATCTAACGCAGGCGAAGTTGTAGCACTTGGCTTCACCTCTTTTTTCTCCTCTGTCTTTTTCGGCGTTTGTTTTACATCTTCTGTTGTTGAAGGGTTTGCTATTTCTGTATTGTTATCATCCGGCGTAGCATAATCGTCTGCATTGCCACTGCCCTGGTCGTTTTGATTATGTGCCGTATCTCCCTGCATTGCATACCTGTTCATGTTCTCATCTGAATAAAGAGTATTGTTCATTAATTGAACAGGCTCTATAAACTTAGGCATTTTGCCATAACCTAATTTCGAACTGCCATAAACTTTATTCATAAAGTAGCCCCATTTAGGCAATGCCATTTCATTACCACCGGAAGTACCTGTATAAATCCTTAAAAAAGGATCATCGCAACCAACCCATGTACCTGCTAATAATTCAGGTGTGTAGCCTATAAACCAGCCATCTGTATTATCATTGGTGGTACCGGTTTTGCCGGCTTTATCAGCAGGAATATTATAATTGTTTAAAGAACGTGCCGTACCGGATAACACTACTTCTTTCATCATTCTTACCATCGTGTAGGCATCTGCTTCACTTATAACCTGTTTTGTTTCTGATGTAAACTGTTGTAAAAGGTTTCCGTCCTTATCTTCTATCCTCGTTATCATTAATGGTTCTGTATTATAACCTTTATTAGGAAACATAGTATATGCTCTCAACATTTCCAGCATCGGGATCTCTGCTGCTCCTAAAGCTAAAGAAGGATAAGGTTGCAAGGGTGCTTTTATGCCGCATTGTCGTGCAAACTCTACTGTACGTTTTGGGCCAATGGTTCCCATTAAATGCCAGGCTGCTCCGTTCAATGATTTTGCCAAACAATAGGTCATAGCGCCGCCTGCCGTACTGATAGTTTTACCACCTAGCGTTAACGGGCCTCCCGGAATGTATGTGTCTGGTGTATATCCTGCATCCTGTACCGCCAATGTATATAGCAAAGGTTTAAACGTAGATCCTACCTGTCTTTCTGCCGTTACGTGATCGAATTTGAACCATTTAAAATCGATACCGCCTACCCAACATTTAACTTCTCCTGTACGAGGATCCATTGCTACAAAAGAAGTTTGCAACAATTGCTTTTGATAACGGATGGAATCATGCGGTGTCATTACTGTATCAATATCATGGCTTTTATTCCATGCAAAAACTTTCATAGGTGTTGTAACATCAAAAGACTTTCGTATAACATCTTCACTAATGCCATCCTCTTTCATATTCTTCCAACGCTCGCTCATACGCATAGCTGCTTCAATAATGTTCTCATGATCTTTCCACATTTTATCGCCGTTATACTTTAATAAGTAATTCAGTTTTTTCTGAATCACCGGCATGTGTTGTTCTACCGATTCTTCTGCGTACTGCTGCATTACAGAATTGATGGTAGTATATATGTGCAATCCATCTCTGTATAAATCATAGTTCTCTCCTGCTTTTGGATTTTTATGCGTCTTACACCAATCTCTTAATTTATCTCCCAATACCATTCTGAAGTAAGGAGCAATGCCCATGTCCTCATCCAGCTTTCTATACTTGCTGATATCGATCGTGTCTTTTTTTAGTTTATCTGCCTCTGCTTCGGTTAAGTAGCTGGCTACTTTCATTTGATCAATTACCGTATTCTTTCTTGCGAATGCTTTTTCCGGATGACGAACAGGATCATAAATAAATCCTTTAAGCATACCCACTAAAACAGCAGACTCCGTAATGTTAAGATCTTTAGGTTCTTTTTGAAAATAAGTTCTGGATGCATTGCGGATGCCATAATTACTTCCCCATGCTGCACGATTAAGGTATAGTGTGATGATCTCTTCTTTGGTGAAATTGCGTTCCAGCTTTACTGCAACGATCCATTCTTTTAATTTTTGAATGCTGCGTGTTACTATATTACCATGCCCCTGCTTGAGCATCATCTTTGCCAATTGTTGTGTGATGGTGCTTCCTCCTCCTTGTAAACCTAATGTAAAAACTGCACGGGCTATAGCCTTGGCATCAATACCAGAATGCTCTTCAAAGCGAACATCTTCTGTTGCAACTAAAGCATGAATAACATTGGGAGAAATCTCATTGTATTTAACTTCACTGCGGTTTTCTGCATAATATTTTCCCATTAATTTTCCATCAACACTATACACTTCACTCGCCAGGTCTGCTTCCGGATTTTCTAATTTTTGCAGAGAAGGCATTTTGCCAAAAACACCAAAGTTGGCACATAACAGGATCAACACAAATAGCAATAAGCAACCGCCAAAAACTCTCCACAATATTTTTACTGAACGTTTCATGTTGTTTACAATTTACGAGGCACGATCTAAGATTATATGATCAGGGATCTTAAAACTTACCGGGATATATTGATTTCAATGCGTTCTTATACCCTGGTATGTCTTTATTGGTTTTTAATAACTGAAGATTGTCTTCACTAATAATATAGAACGAATATTTATTTGCCGGCAACCAAGAAATTTCGATTTGCGCTGCCTTTTTAAGACGATTGATATAGTCCATTGCTGCATCAGTATTGGTAAACATAGTTACTACCAACAGTGTTTGTCCGCCATCGAAAGGCGCTTTGCGTATAATATAACTTTGCCCGCTATACTTTTCCGCATTGTAACGATTCAACGCATTGACTGCTTCATTTACAAATGTAGGATCAACCTTATCCAACTGCATTATCACATTGGTGGTTTGTGTTGAATCGAATGAATAGCCATTTACAACTTTAACTGCCGGCGGTAATATCTTCTTTACAGAATCTGTTTTTACAACCGGAGGCGGTACGATCTTCTTTACAGAATCCTGCTTAATTGTTACAGGTGCTGTAACAGGTAATATTTTTTTAGCAGTATCAACCACGGGTTGTGTTTTTAATTTACTGCTATCCACTGTTACCGGTGCTGCTTTAATAGGTGCTGTTATTTTTGCAGGTTCATCTTCGATTATTACCACGTCATCATCTTTTGCACGGGTAACCTGCAGGTTTTTCAGGTAAGCTTCTATCTCTTTCCGCTTATTTAAAGCATTCAATAAATTTTCTGCTTTAGGTTTCATCGGTGATTGAGGATATAACTTTACTAAGTTGTTCAATTCAACTTTAGCGCTGCTGTCATCGTTACACACTTTTACATAATACATAGATTCTATGTATAACAATTGAGGACTCCAGTAATTATTGCCGTATAAGCTATCTGCTTTTTTCTTTTTTTCGATGGCTTTATCAAAATCACCCTCGATCATTAAAGTATAAATATCTTCATACTTTTTAGTCACGACAGGATCTTTTTTATCTGCTTTAAATGCGATAGGATTGTTTAATAACTGTGCCGAATGGCTATCGGCAAATTTTGAGTTCAGTAAATTTTTATAATAATCGGCTTTTGCGGTATTGCCCAGCCTGGTATAACAATAGTATAGATTCAAATACAGTTCTCCATTGTATAAGCTGTCAGGAAAACGAGATAATGATTCTTCGTATGTATTTACAGCCTGCTGGTAATCTTCGAGGTCATTTTGATAAATTTTTCCCAATGAAAACAAATTAACGGCAACCAATGAATTACTTTTTGCGAGTTTTTCAGAAGTTAAGGGAAGTTCAGACATGATGCCAACAAACGTAAAATCGTTGGGTTGATCTGCAGCGGTAGCAGGT
The Ferruginibacter albus DNA segment above includes these coding regions:
- a CDS encoding transglycosylase domain-containing protein — translated: MKRSVKILWRVFGGCLLLFVLILLCANFGVFGKMPSLQKLENPEADLASEVYSVDGKLMGKYYAENRSEVKYNEISPNVIHALVATEDVRFEEHSGIDAKAIARAVFTLGLQGGGSTITQQLAKMMLKQGHGNIVTRSIQKLKEWIVAVKLERNFTKEEIITLYLNRAAWGSNYGIRNASRTYFQKEPKDLNITESAVLVGMLKGFIYDPVRHPEKAFARKNTVIDQMKVASYLTEAEADKLKKDTIDISKYRKLDEDMGIAPYFRMVLGDKLRDWCKTHKNPKAGENYDLYRDGLHIYTTINSVMQQYAEESVEQHMPVIQKKLNYLLKYNGDKMWKDHENIIEAAMRMSERWKNMKEDGISEDVIRKSFDVTTPMKVFAWNKSHDIDTVMTPHDSIRYQKQLLQTSFVAMDPRTGEVKCWVGGIDFKWFKFDHVTAERQVGSTFKPLLYTLAVQDAGYTPDTYIPGGPLTLGGKTISTAGGAMTYCLAKSLNGAAWHLMGTIGPKRTVEFARQCGIKAPLQPYPSLALGAAEIPMLEMLRAYTMFPNKGYNTEPLMITRIEDKDGNLLQQFTSETKQVISEADAYTMVRMMKEVVLSGTARSLNNYNIPADKAGKTGTTNDNTDGWFIGYTPELLAGTWVGCDDPFLRIYTGTSGGNEMALPKWGYFMNKVYGSSKLGYGKMPKFIEPVQLMNNTLYSDENMNRYAMQGDTAHNQNDQGSGNADDYATPDDNNTEIANPSTTEDVKQTPKKTEEKKEVKPSATTSPALDEKNKKPATKTEKPKDDGGY